The DNA region TGGTCGCCGCCACCCGGCTCCGGCCCGGCCGCGACGAGATCCTCGTGGACGCAGACACCTTCCCGACCGACGGTTACATCGCCGACGAGGCCGCCCGGCTGACCGGCCGCACGGTGCGCCGGTTGGTCGCCGAGGACATGCCCGCCCAGGTGAGCGAGCGGACGGCCGTGGCGTTGATCAACCACGTCGACTACGTCACCGGGCGCGCGCACGACATGGCCGAGCTGACCGCGGCGCTGCACCGCGCCGGCGCGCTGGCGCTCTGGGACCTCTGCCACAGCGTCGGCGCGCTGCCGGTCGAGCTCGACGAGGCAGGCGTGGATCTCGCCGTCGGCTGCACCTACAAGTTCCTGAACGGCGGCCCCGGCTCGCCCGCTTTCCTTTACGTGGCGGCGAAATGGCTGGACCGGTTCGAGCAGCCGCTGGCGGGCTGGGCGGGCGACCGCGACCCGTTCGCGATGCGGGGCGCGTACGAGGCGCACGCCGGTATCGCGCGCGGCCGCGCGGGCACACCCGACATCCTTTCGCTGCTCGCGCTCGACGCCGCCCTCGACGTCTGGGACGGGGTGGATCGCGGACTGCTCCGGGAGAAGGGCCTCGCGCTCGGCGACTTCTTCTTCCGGTGCGCGGACGAACTCCTCGACGGCGCGATGATCCCGACCCCGCGCGGCCGGGACCGCGGGCACCAGATCTCGGTGCTCGACGACGACGCGGCCAAGACGATGGCTGCCTTGATCGACCGCGGGGTGATCGGGGACTTCCGGCCGCCCAACGTGCTGAGGTTCGGGCTCGCGCCGCTCTACACCACGTATGGCGAGGTGCTCCGCGCCGTCACGACGCTTCGGGAGCTCCGAAGCTGAGCCAAGTATTTCGAGCATTTTCGAAGGATCGGGTTCGGCTTGGAGATGACACCACCGGTGGCGAAAATGGTGAACCCCATTCGGAAATGGGTGGCAAATAGGTGATCGCCTCGCCCCGGCGGGGGAGATCGGGAGATCCCTCGCGAATTCGCTGTTAGGCTCGTCATTCGCTCTCGCCGCGAGTGTGACGTAGATCCTTCCCCTGTGGCGTAAGGGAAACCCCCGCCGCCCGTCTCACCGGCGAGGCGCGGGCCACGGCGCCTGGAGAAGGAGGGGATCGTGTCGTTCGCCTATGTCGTCGTCGCCGTTTTCGGTGTCGCCTCCGGTTTTCTGCTCAACGAATTCGGCTCCCGGTACCCGGTGGAGACGGTTCTCGTCGCGATCCTGATCTGCGGGGTGGCGACCCTGTGCTGGGCGGGCGTCCGGATGCTGCGGGACGCGTCCGGGAGGGTCGAGGCGCTCATCGACGACGAGCTCGGCCGCGCCGAGGAAGATCATTTCGCCGATTCCTCCGTGATAAGCGTCGGCAATTCTCGATTCCGTGGAGCGAAGGGTGTGACGACGGCGTTCCTCCGCGGTGATGTCGTTCGCAAACCGAACGGTATGTGGAGCCCTGGTCCAAAAGCGTGAGCGACGTCACGGCGAGTAGTTTTCGCCGGCTTTTTCGCTGAGCCGCGGAGCCCGCGAGGGGTGACTTGATCGAGTCCGAAGAGCGTCGATCAAGCCGCTGCCTGCGCTAAACCGCCAGGTGACCTACTGGTCGGTCACTTGGCCGGGCACCCCGTCCCACGTGGTGGACTTTCCTGGTCCGGCCGCCTCTCGTCAGCAGGTCACGGCCATACGCGACTACCCTTCGCGTCTGGACTTGACTCACCCGTTTGGGTCTCCTAGCGTCTTCGCGGGCGGAGCGGACCACGCTGTGTTGATCCGGCTATCGGATCCCGCGGGTATGAGATCCCCGGCGACCCGACACCAAAAACTGCCGGAAGGAAAACGGACCACGGTGAAGCAGATTTCCCTTCGACGAGGCCGCGGCTCTTCGATTCGTTCGCGCGTTCTGACGATCGCGCTCATTCCGAGCATCGCGCTGATGCTGGTCGGTCTCGCGATCGGCGGGTACCTGATCTTCGACGCGGTCAATGGTCGTGACTACGCGCAGCGGATCCGTGACTCGGAAGCCCCTTCTCTCCCCTTCTTCGTCCAAGTACAGGAAGAGCGGCGGCTGGCGCTGCGCGAGCTCGCCGGCGACCGCTCGCAGCACGCCACCCTCACCGAGCAGCGCGCCAAGACCGACGCCGCCGCCCAGGGTGTCGCCGCGCATCTGCAGAAGTTCGTCGGGGACTCGCCCGACAGCGTGCAGCGCAACATCGCCACGCTGAACGGGCTCCTCCAGAAGATGCCGCAGATCCGGCAGTCGGCCGACTCCGGTCAGCTTCCGCTGCTGGACGCCTTCACCTTCTACAACCAGATCCTCGACCAGTTCGTCGACGGTCTCACCGGGCTCGCCCAGGACGCGCCGAACGCCGAGAACGCGTATCAGCGGATCACGGCGGTCCCGCTGTTCACCGCGATCGACCAGATGCAGCGCGCGAACGCCCTCGCCGCCGCGGCCGTCGCGGGCGGCGGCTTCACCGACGAGACCTACCGCGCGTACGTCACGGAGGTCGGTTCCTACCGTTCGCAGCTGGAGTCGTCGGTCTCGCGGATGCTCCCGGACGTCAAGGCGAAGTTCGACCAGCTCGTCGCGAGTGATCCGTGGAAGGCCGTCAACACTGTCGAGAACACCTTCCTGCAGAACAGCAAGGCCACGCTCCCCATCCCCGAGCAGACGTGGCTGCAGGCCGCGCGCGGCGTCAGCGACGCGATGATGCGCGGCTTCGTCGAGCAGAGTGGTACGGCCACGACGCAGGCGGTCGACGACGCCGACCGGACGCTGATCACCTCGGCCATCGCCGCGGCCATCGCGCTGCTGGTGGCGATCGGCGTGTTCGTCGTCGCCCTGCGGCTGTCCAACCGGCTCATCGGGCGGCTGGCACGGCTGCGGGAGGACACCCTCGACGTCGCCGAGATCCGGCTGCCGGAACTGGTGGACCGGGTGCGGGCGGGCGAACCCGTCGACCTCGACGACAAGGGTCACTTCCTCGACCACGGCGACGACGAGATCGGCCAGGTCGCCGAGGCCTTCAACAAGGCGCAGCAGACCGCCATCGCTGCCGCCGTCGAAGAGGCCAGGACCCGTGAGGGCACCAAGACGGTGTTCCTCAACATCGCACACCGCAGCCAGGTGATCGTGCACCGCCAGCTCAAGGTGCTCGACCAGGCCGAGCGCAAGCAGGAGGACCCGGAGCAGCTGGACACGCTCTTCCAGCTGGACCACCTCTCCACGCGCGCCCGGCGCAACGCGGAGAACCTGATCATCCTCGGTGGCGGCCAGCCCGGCCGTCAGTGGCGCAAGCCGGTGACGCTGGCCGAGCTGACCCGTGGTGCCTCGGCCGAGACCGAGGATTTCGCCAGGGTGAAGACGGCCAAGATGCCCGCGATGGCGGTGCAGGGCCCGGTCGTCGGCGACCTCGTGCACCTGCTCGCGGAGCTGATCGACAACGCGACCTCCTTCTCGCCGCCGCAGTCGCGCGTCGAGCTGCGGGGCAACGTGGTCGGCAAGGGTGTCGTGATCGAGGTCGAGGACCAGGGCCTCGGTATCGAGGCCGAGCAGGCCGCCGAGCTGAACGCGATGTTGGCCGATCCGCCGGACTTCGGCATCATGGCCTTGTCAGCCGAGCCACGGCTGGGCCTGTTCGTGGTCGCGCGCCTCGCCGCTCGGCACGGGATCTCCGTGCACCTGCGCGAATCCGCGTACGGCGGCACCAGGGCCATCGTGCTCGTCCGCACCGACCTGCTCGCGCCGGTCCCGTCTGATCAGCCGGAGGACGAGGTGGACCCCGAGAGCACCGAGGTGCCGGAGGCCGCGCCGCTGCTTCCTGGCCGTCGTGCCCGCCACCGCACCGAGTTCCCCGCGGAGCGGCCCGAGCTGCCCGTGCCGATGCCGGTCGCGCCGCAGCCTCAGCCGCAAGCGCAGCAGGGTCCGGAGCAGCCTGGAGGCGCGTTGCCGCCGCTGCCCCCGCGCCCGCCGCGCGTGCCCCGGCCGGAGACGCCGCGGCCCGAGCCGATCCGCCCGGAGCCCGCGCGCGCCGAGGCCCGGCCGCAGCCGGTGCAGCCGCCGGCCTGGCCGCCCGCCGACACCCGGCCGCAGGACGGCCGTCCGCCGCAGACCCGGCGGCCCGGCCCCGAGGCGCCCGGCAGGCCACCGCTGCCGCAGCGCCGCCGTCAGGCGAACCTGGTCCCCCAGCTCATGGAGGACCGGCCCGCCGCCCAGCGCGAGGAGGTCCGCGAGGACACCCCCGAGCTGGCCAGGAACCGGCTCGCCGCGTTCCAGCAGGGCACACGCCGCGCGCGGGACACCGAACCCACCGACGATTACACCGACCTCGACATGTACGGAGATCGTGACTAGATGGCCAACGCGGGAGTCAGTGAACTCGACTGGTTGCTGGATGACCTGGTCAAGCGTGTCGCCGGTGCCGACAGGGCGGTAGTCCTGTCCTCCGACGGCCTGCTCATCGGACGGTCCGGGAACCTGTCGGAGCAGGACGGCGAGCACCTGTCCGCGGTCGCGTCGGCGTTCCAGAGCCTCGCGCGGGGCACGGGACGGCACTTCGGCGGCGGCAACGTCCGCCAGACCATGGTCGAGATGGACCACGCCTTCCTGTTCGTCACCGCGGCCGGCCGCGGTGCGTGCCTCGCGCTGCTGGCGAAGGAGGACGCGGACATGGGCCTCGTGGCCTACGAGATGAACCTGATGGTCAAGCGGGTCGGCGCGGTGCTCACCTCGGCGCCCCGCGCCGCGACTCCCACGTCGCCATGAGCGGGCGGCACGAGTCGTGGTTCGAGGAGGAGGCCGGGCCGCTGGTCCGGTCGTACGCCGTCACGGGCGGGCGCACCCGCTCGGACACGCTCGGCCTCGACCTGATCACCCTGGTGGTCGCCATGCGTTCCTCGCACGAGGTCGCGGGCTTCGAGCCGGAGTACGGGCGGATCCTCAACCTGTGCCAGAGACCGACGTCCGTCGCGGAGGTCGCCGCGCGTATCGATCTGCCGCTGCCGGTGGTGAAGGTGCTGCTGAGCGACCTCATCGAACAGAACCTCGTGCTGTTCCGCACCGCGACCCCGGTCACCGACACCCCCAACAAACACGTACTCCAGGCGGTTCTTGATGGCATCCGGAAACTCTGAGCCCAGGCGATCCTTGACCGCGAACGCGGTCAAGGTCCTCATCGCCGGCGGGTTCGGGGTCGGTAAGACCACGATGGTCGGTTCGGTCAGCGAGGTTCCCCCGCTGCGCACCGAGGAGGTCATCACCGCGGCGTCCGAGGGCGTCGACGACCTCACCGGTGTCGAGAAGAAGACGACCACCACGGTGGCCCTCGACTTCGGCCGCATCACCATCAACCCCGAGCTGATCCTGTACCTGTTCGGCACGCCCGGTCAGGACCGGTTCTGGTTCATGTGGGACGAGCTGGCCGAGGGCGCGCTCGGCGCCGTCGTGCTGGCCGACACCCGGCGGCTCGACAGCTGCTTCGCGGCCGTGGACTTCTTCGAGCGCCGCGGGCTGCCGTTCGTCGTCGCCGTCAACTGCTTCGACAACGCCTACCGCTATGGCACCGAGGAGGTCCGGCAGGCGCTCGACGTCGGCATGGACGTCCCGCTGCTGCTGTGCGACGCGCGGGAACGCGAGTCGACGAAGCAGGTGCTGACCGTGCTGATGGAGCACGTGCTGGCGCTTTCGGACCTGGCCGCGGGGTTGCCACAGGGCCGCTGAGAGTTTGTCCGTGAAGGCCTCCTTGAGGGACCCAGGGTCCCTCAAGGAGGCCTTCACGGACTTTCAGGACTTGCGGCGGCGGCGCAGGGTGTCGAGCGCGTAGGTGCCCGGTCCCACCACCGCGAACAGCAGGAAGATCCAGGAGTACAGCGCGGCCGTCTCGCCCTTGTTCTGCAACGGCAGCAGCGCGTCGGGCTGGTGCACGACGAAGTACGCGTACGCCATCGTGCCCGAGAGCAGCACCGCGACCGGGCGGGTGAACAGACCCGCCAGGACGAGCAGCGAACCGACCGTTTCGATCACCCCGGCGTACCAGCCCGGCCAGGTGCCCACCGGCACGGCGGCCTTGTCGAACAGGCCCATCTTCTGCAGGCCGTGGCAGAGGAAGAGGAACGAGACGACAACGCGGACGGCGGAGAGGGCCAGTCCCTGCCACTTGGGAGCGGTCGGGCCCACCTCGGTGCTCGTGGCGGCGGTTGTCTGGGTCATGACGCATCCTTCCGGCTCAAGGTGGTCTAAACCATTGATGTGCTAGAGGATGCCGGACAACCCTATCGGTACGGAACTTTCTTTCGGGGGGTAATTCTGTGTTATGCCCGAATTTAACGACGCTGAAACGCGTCAAGGCCCCTTTCCTGGAATGAATCCAGGAAAGGGGCCTCGTGATTCCCGATTCAGCGGCGGCGGCGCAGTGTGTCGAGGGCGAAGGTGCCCGGGCCGATCGCGGCGATCAGCAGGAAGATCCAGCAGTAGAGGGTCGACAGCTCGCCCATGTTCTGCAGCGGCAGCAGGCCTTCCGGCGCGTGCACGGTGAAGTAGGCGTAGGCCATGACACCGGAGAGGAGCACCGCGACCGGCCGGGTGAACAGGCCCACCAGCACGAACGCGGCGCCGACGAGTTCGATCACGCTGCCGTACCAGCCGGGCCAGGAGCCGAGTTCGACCGAGCCGCCCGCGCCGTCGACGCCACCGAAGAATCCGAATCCCTGCAAACCGTGGCAGAGGAAGAGGAACGAGACGACGATCCGGACGGCCGACTGGATCGCGCCCTGCGCCTTGGCGGCGCGCGGGTGGTGGCGGTGGTCTTGGCGGGGGTGATGGTCTGCGTCATGGTTCCGGTCCTTCCGGGAGTGTCTGTCGGGCGGCTTCTGACAACGCGTCGGATGGGATCGACGCGAATCGACATCCGAGCGGAAACTTTTTTCGCGGGCCGGTCACATCACCCGGTCGGAGCAAGGCCAGACTGGACGCCATGGCGGGTAAGACGAGTGCCGGGATCCTGCTCTTCCGCAGGTCGGGCGAGGTGACCGAGGTGCTTCTCGGGCATATGGGCGGGCCGTTCTGGGCGAAGAAGGACGCGGGCGGCTGGTCGGTGCCCAAGGGCGAGTACGAGCCGGACGAGACGCCGGAGGCCGCGGCGCGGCGCGAGTTCCAGGAGGAGTTGGGGCTGCCGGCGCCGGAGGGGGAGTACCTCCCGCTCGGTGAGGTGAAGCAGTCCGGCGGCAAGGTCGTGACGGTCTGGGCGGTGGAGGGCGACCTCGACCCGGCTCAGGTCGTGCCGGGGGTCTTCGAGATGGAGTGGCCGCCGCGGTCGGGCCGGACGCAGGAGTTCCCGGAGGTCGACAGGGTCGCCTGGTTCGGGCTGGCCGAAGCCGAGGAGAAGCTGCTGAAAGGCCAGCGCCCGTTCCTCGCCCGGCTTGGCGAGCTGCTCAACGGCTGAGGGCTGGGGGCGCTTCGGGCTCTGATGGCGAGTGTGGAGGATTCGGGACAGTCAACGTCCCGAATCCTCCACATTCGACCGGTCCGCTCCAACCCGAACTGCCACTCGCGACCACCCTTGTGCGGGCTGATCTCGCGTGTCGTCCCTCAGCGCACTGCTGGCGCTGCTCAACGGCTGAGCAGCTCGCCCAGCGGTTTGTCGGCCAGCGAGCCCAGCACGAGGTCGGCGTGGTCGAAGTTCAGCACCGCGGTGATCGCGTTCGGTACGGCGACGCACTCGAGCCCGGCGGCCTTCGCCGCGGTGACGCCGTGCGGTGAATCCTCGAACGCGATCGCCTCGGCCGCGGGCAGGTCCAGCGCGGCGAGCGCGGCCAGGTACAGGTCCGGGCTCGGCTTCGCCTCGTGGAGGTCGCCGGTGAGCACGGCCTCGAACGCGTCCGCGAGACCGAGCCGCTTCAGGTGCGTGGTGACCCAATCGCCGGTCGAGCTCGACGCGATGGCCAGCCGCAGGCCCTGTTCCTTCGCGTCGGCGAGGTACTCCTCGACACCTGGCCGTGGCCCCACGGCTTCCAGCAGCTCGGTGACCCTGGCGCGGACGCCGGTGCGGACGGCGACCCGGTCGAGGTTCTCGTCGTTCTTCTCCAGCAGCTCGAACATCGCGACGGCGGTGTTCTGGGTGCCGATCACGGTGTGCCAGACGTCGAGGGGGAGTTCGTCGCCGCGGGCGCGGAAGGTCTCCTGCCAGGCCACGAGGACGGCCGCTTCGGTGTCGACCAGCGTCCCGTCGAAGTCGAAGATCAATGCGCCGGTCATGGGACGAGTCTACGTCTTGACTCACTGAGTGGTACGGATTACCGTACGCATTCGTTAGGAAACTTACCAAACGAACAATGTACTCGAAGTGAACGCCGCGCACCCGTCCCTCTCAACCCGCCGCCACGGATTCCCGGGGAGATCGATGTGAAGGCCCGAACCCGACTACTGCCACTAGGCGCGGCCGCCATCCTGTTGCCGACGCTGCTCAGCGGCAATGCGCAAGCCGCTGATGTCCTTTTGTCCCAAGGAAAGCCCGTCCTCGTCTCCTCGGTGGAGTCGTCGTCCTACGGCGGCCCGCTCGCCGTCGACGGCAAGACGAGCACCCGCTGGGCGAGCGCGGAAGGTGTCGACCCGCAGTTCATCCGCATCGACCTCGGTGGCCCGTCGGCCATCAACCGGGTCAAGCTGAACTGGGAAGCCGCGTACGCCAGCGCGTATCGCCTGGAAGTCTCCAACGACGGCTCGGCGTGGACCTCGATCAAGTCCGTCACCGGCGGCAACGGCGGGACCGACGATCTCACCGGGCTGTCCGGCCGCGGCCGGTACCTGCGCCTCGTCGGCACCAAACGCGCCACCAGCTACGGCTACTCCCTTTGGGAGATGCAGGTTTACGGCACGTCCGACTCCTCGGGCGACACGCAGGCGCCCACCGCGCCGTCGAACCTCAAGGCCGGTTCGGTCACCGCGTCCACTGTGGACTTGACGTGGACCGGTTCGACGGACAACGTCGGCGTCAGCGGCTACGAGGTGCTGCGCAACGGCCAGGTCGTCGGCACTACAGAAAGCGCTTCCTACACCGACAGCGGGCTGAGCGCGTCGACCGCGTACACCTACACCGTCCGAGCAAAGGACGCCGCCGGTAACACCTCGGCGGCCAGCAACCAGATCCAGGCGACCACGCAGGCGGGCGGCTCGTCGTTCGTCCTCGCCGCCTCCGGTGACATCGCCGAACAGTGCACCGCTTCGTCGTCTTCGTGCGTCCACCCGAAGACGGCCGCGCTGGTCGGCCAGATGAACCCGGCCGCGGTGATCACCATGGGCGACAACCAGTACGACGACGCCCACATCGAGGACTTCACGAAGTACTTCGACAAGACCTGGGGCAAGTACAAGAGCATCATGCACCCGGTTCCCGGCAACCACGAGACCTACGACCACACCCCGCTGGGCGCCTACAAGCAGTACTTCGGCAAGATCGCGACGCCGAACGGGAAGACCTACTACAGCTGGGAAATGGGCAACTGGCACTTCGTCGCCATCGACAGCACGGAGTTCTCGCCCGGTCTCGCCGCGAACGCGATCAGCGACGAGCAGCTGAACTGGATCAAGCAGGACCTGAAGAGCAACACCAAGCCCTGCGTCGCCGCGTACTACCACCACCCGCGCTACACCTCGGGCGACCACGGCGACAACGACAAGATGGCCACGCTCTGGGAGACCCTGGTCCAGAACAAGGTCGACCTGGTGCTCAACGGGCACGACCACCACTACGAGCGCTTCTATCCGCAGAACGTCGACGGTGACAAGGACCCGGCGGGTCCGGTGCAGATCATCGGCGGTGGCGGCGGGGCGACCCTGTACCCGGTCAAGACCGAACACCCGGCCACCGCGAAGGCGATCTCCACCTACGGCGTGCTCAAGCTGAACATGTCGGACAACGCCTTCTCGACCCAGCTGATCGGGCTCGACGGCAAGACGATCGACTCCTCTCCCACCTACACCTGCCACTGATTCCCGTGAGGAGGTGCCGCGTCGCGCCGCGGCACCTCCTTCCGGCGCTGGAGGTCCCCCATGTACATAGCCACCAGTAGGGGAGCGGACGCCGCGGCGGAGGTCCCGAAGAGCGGCGTCAAACGGGCCGTCACCGGGAACGTCGTCGCGCTCGGCCTGGTCAGCCTGGTCACCGACATCTCGTCGGAGATGGTGACCGCGGTCCTGCCGCTCTACCTCGTCCTCGGTCTCGGCCTGAGCCCGCTGCAGTTCGGCGTGCTCGACGGCCTCTACTCCGGTGTCACGGCCGTCGTCCGGCTCGTCGGCGGCCATCTCGCGGACCGCTGGCAGAAGCTCAAGGCGGTCGCCTGCTTCGGTTACGGGCTCTCGGCACTGGGCAAGATCGGCCTGATGCTGGCGGGTTCGTCCACCGTCGCGATCGGCGCGGTGCTCGCGGCCGACCGCACCGGCAAAGGCGTCCGGACCGCCCCGCGCGACGCGCTGATCACCTTGAGCAGCGATCCCGAACATCTCGGTCGCGCGTTCGGCGTGCACCGCGCGATGGACACCTTCGGCGCGTTCCTCGGCCCGCTGGTCGCGATGGCCGTGCTGTGGCTCAGCCTGGGCAGCTACGACTCGGTGTTCTTCACGAGCTTCTGCATCGCCGCGATCGGCGTGATCATCCTGGTGGTGCTGGTCAAGGACCACCAGCCGAAACCGCGCGCCGAACGGGCCAAGGTCTCCTTGCGGGAGACCGCCGGCCTGATCCGGCAGGCGTCGTTCCGGCGGATCTGCGTGTGGGCGGCGCTGCTGGGGCTGGTCACCCTCAGCGACTCGTTCCTCTACCTCGTGCTGCAGCGCCGCTGGGACCTCGGCGCGGTCTTCTTTCCCTTGCTGCCACTGGGAACCGCGGGCGTGTACCTGCTGCTCGCCGTGCCGTTCGGCAGGCTTTCGGACCGGATCGGCCGCTGGAAGGTGTTCCTCGGCGGGCACATCGCGCTGGTCGTCGCGCTGCTGGCGCTGCTCGGCCCGGTCGACGGCGGCATCCTCGCGGTGCTTGCGCTCGTGCTGCACGGTGTCTTCTACGCGGCCACCGACGGTGTCCTGATGGCCGCGGCCGGACCGCTGCTGCCCGAACACCAGCGGGCGAGCGGGCTGGCGCTGGTGCAGACCGGGCAGGCGACGACGCGGATGCTCGCGTCCGTCCTTTTCGGACTCGCCTGGACCACCTGGGACCTGCACGCCGCGGTCTTGGTCGCCGCGGGCGCGCTGGCCGTGGTGGTCGTGGCGGCCGCCGTCCTCCGTCCGTTGCGGACCTACGCGTGAGGGCGCGGATCCTGGGCGTGGTGGCGGCGGTCGTCGTCCTGATCGCGGCGGCCGTCGGCTACGGCGTCCTGTCCCGGGACCGCGGGCCCGCCGTCAACTCGGTCGCCGTCGTCACCGGGCAGCCGGTTTCGGTGCAGGCCAAGGGACAACTGCTGTTCCGCAACACCGCCGAGGGCCCGGACTTCGGCCATCTCGCCACCGTCCCGGCCGATCGTCCCGGCGAACCCCGGAAGGTGTCCGGCCTCAGCTGCGACCGGTTCGCCGCGTCGGCGGGGACGGCGCTGTGCCTGGCCGCGCAGCCCGGGGTGCTGCCGCCGATGACCGACGTGATCGTGCTGGACAAGGACCTCAAGGAGATCCGCCGGATCGAACTGCCCGGCACCCCCAGCCGCGGCCGGGTCTCGCCGGACGGGAAGCTCGCCTACTGGACGCTGTTCGTCAACGGGGATTCCTATGCGGAGACCGGGTTTTCGACCAGGGCGGGGATCTTCAACCTGACCACCGGGAAGCTGATGAAGAGCATCGAGGAGATGGGGCTCCTGCTCGACGGCAAGCCGTACTACTCGTCCGACGTGAACTACTGGGGGATCACCTTCGCCCCCGACGGCAAGAAGTTCTACGCGACGGTCGGGACGAAGGGGAAGACGTACCTGGTCGAGGCGGACTACGAGAAGCTCGTCGCGAGGATGATCCGGGAGAACGTCGAATGCCCGTCGCTCTCGCCGGACGGGAAGCGGATCGCCTTCAAGAAGAAGGTCTCCGCCGATCTCGCGGCGCCGTGGCGGCTGGCCGTCCTCGACCTGGCCTCCGGCAAGGAAACCCTGCTGGCCGAGACGCGGAGCGTGGACGACCAGGCGGCCTGGCTCGACGACCGGACCGTGGCGTACGGCGTGGACTCGGCGGTCTGGTCGGTTCCGGCGGACGGGAGCGGGGCGCCCCGGGAGCTGGTCGCGCAGGCTGCTTCACCCGCGGGTGTGTAGGCCCATCGCTTCCGCCTGCTCGCGGAACACCTCGTAGGCGTCGGTCCCGAAGAGCACGAACCGCACCAGCTCCACCGAACACGACCCGGCCGCGAGCGTGTTCACCACCGTTTCGAGGGCGATTTCCGCCGCGGACTCGACCGGCCACCGGTAGATCCCGGTCGAGATCGCGGGGAACGCCACGGTGTGCGCGCCGAGGTCGGCGGCCACGTGCAGCGAGTTGCGGTGGCACGCCGCCAGCAGTGCCGAGCGGTCTTCGGAGCCGGACCACACCGGCCCGACGGTGTGCACCACCCAGCGCGCCGGAAGGCGGCCCGCCGTGGTGGCGACCGCCTCTCCGGTCTTCAGTCCCTTGCCGTAATGCCCCGCACGCAACGCCCGGCATTCGGTGAGGATCTCCGGCCCGCCGCGGCGGTGGATCGCGCCGTCCACCCCGCCGCCGCCGAGCAGTGACGAGTTCGCGGCGTTGACCACGACGTCGACCTGTTGTTCGGTGATGTCGCCTTCCACCAGTTCGATCATCGTGATCGCTCCGTCAGTCGGTGAAGTACTCGATCAGTACCGGGGCCACGGCCTTCGGCTTGAGCATATGCGTCTGGCCCTCGATCGTGCGGTGCTCGGCGCCGGGG from Amycolatopsis sp. EV170708-02-1 includes:
- a CDS encoding discoidin domain-containing protein; translated protein: MKARTRLLPLGAAAILLPTLLSGNAQAADVLLSQGKPVLVSSVESSSYGGPLAVDGKTSTRWASAEGVDPQFIRIDLGGPSAINRVKLNWEAAYASAYRLEVSNDGSAWTSIKSVTGGNGGTDDLTGLSGRGRYLRLVGTKRATSYGYSLWEMQVYGTSDSSGDTQAPTAPSNLKAGSVTASTVDLTWTGSTDNVGVSGYEVLRNGQVVGTTESASYTDSGLSASTAYTYTVRAKDAAGNTSAASNQIQATTQAGGSSFVLAASGDIAEQCTASSSSCVHPKTAALVGQMNPAAVITMGDNQYDDAHIEDFTKYFDKTWGKYKSIMHPVPGNHETYDHTPLGAYKQYFGKIATPNGKTYYSWEMGNWHFVAIDSTEFSPGLAANAISDEQLNWIKQDLKSNTKPCVAAYYHHPRYTSGDHGDNDKMATLWETLVQNKVDLVLNGHDHHYERFYPQNVDGDKDPAGPVQIIGGGGGATLYPVKTEHPATAKAISTYGVLKLNMSDNAFSTQLIGLDGKTIDSSPTYTCH
- a CDS encoding MFS transporter, with protein sequence MYIATSRGADAAAEVPKSGVKRAVTGNVVALGLVSLVTDISSEMVTAVLPLYLVLGLGLSPLQFGVLDGLYSGVTAVVRLVGGHLADRWQKLKAVACFGYGLSALGKIGLMLAGSSTVAIGAVLAADRTGKGVRTAPRDALITLSSDPEHLGRAFGVHRAMDTFGAFLGPLVAMAVLWLSLGSYDSVFFTSFCIAAIGVIILVVLVKDHQPKPRAERAKVSLRETAGLIRQASFRRICVWAALLGLVTLSDSFLYLVLQRRWDLGAVFFPLLPLGTAGVYLLLAVPFGRLSDRIGRWKVFLGGHIALVVALLALLGPVDGGILAVLALVLHGVFYAATDGVLMAAAGPLLPEHQRASGLALVQTGQATTRMLASVLFGLAWTTWDLHAAVLVAAGALAVVVVAAAVLRPLRTYA
- a CDS encoding O-acetyl-ADP-ribose deacetylase, whose translation is MIELVEGDITEQQVDVVVNAANSSLLGGGGVDGAIHRRGGPEILTECRALRAGHYGKGLKTGEAVATTAGRLPARWVVHTVGPVWSGSEDRSALLAACHRNSLHVAADLGAHTVAFPAISTGIYRWPVESAAEIALETVVNTLAAGSCSVELVRFVLFGTDAYEVFREQAEAMGLHTRG